GACGACCACGGTCGGCAGGACGAACGGGATCGTGACGGCCGTCCGCAGCGCGGTGACGCCCCTGAAGCGCCTGCGGTAGAGGAGCCAGGCCCCGGGCACCCCCAGCGCCAGGCACAGGACGGTCGACGCGGTGGCCGACCACAGGGTGAACCCGATGGCCCGCCAAGTGCGCGTGGAGGTGAAGACCCGGCCGAGCGCGCCAGGATCGAACGAGCCGCCGTCGAAGAAGCCACGCAGGATCAGCGCGGCCGCCGGCCAGGCGAAGAAGACGGTGAGGAAGGCCGCCGGGACGAGCGCCGCGGTCACCCACGACGCCCGCCAGGCAAGGCGGCTCAGCCGATCTCGTCGGTCCACTGCAGGAGCCACGCGTCGCGGTTCGCTCCGAGTTCCTCGGCGGACAACTCGATCGGGGCGGCGGGGACAGGGGCGAACGCCGCCCACTCCTCGGGAAGTTCGGCGGTCGCCAGCGCCGGATACATGTACATGTCGCCCGGGATGGCTGCCTGCACCTCGGGGCTCGCCAGGAAGTCGACGAACGCCCGGGCGCCCGCCTCGTTCTCGGCCCCGGCCAGCACGCCAGCGTATTCGACCTGCCGGAAGCACGTCTCGGGCAGGGCGGTGGTCGTCGTGGCACCGTCGGTCACGGTGTAGGCGGGGGAGCTGGCGTAGCTGAGCACCAGCGGCCGGGGGCCCTTGCCGTCGGCGCCCGAGAAGTCGGTGTAGTACGCCTCGGTCCAGCCAGAGGCCACCTTCAGGCCGTTGGCCTCCAGCGACTTCCAGTAGTCGACCCAGCCCTCTCCCTTCACTCCGATCGTCGCGGCGAGGAACGCGAGGCCGGGCGACGACGAGGCGGGGCTGGTGACGACCAGCAGGTCCTTGTACTCGGGGCGGGCCAGGTCGTCGAGGGTGACGGGCAGTGCGAGACCCTTCTCCTCGAACCAGGCGACGTCCGCGTTGATGCA
The DNA window shown above is from Tessaracoccus defluvii and carries:
- a CDS encoding thiamine ABC transporter substrate-binding protein; translation: MVHESFSLPDDLKAAFEEQTGYRVTYLTQDASIALVNQLVLTKDAPLGDAVYGIDNTSSARAVAEGVLADYLSPALTDPVPGLEPQPGLTPIDFGDVCINADVAWFEEKGLALPVTLDDLARPEYKDLLVVTSPASSSPGLAFLAATIGVKGEGWVDYWKSLEANGLKVASGWTEAYYTDFSGADGKGPRPLVLSYASSPAYTVTDGATTTTALPETCFRQVEYAGVLAGAENEAGARAFVDFLASPEVQAAIPGDMYMYPALATAELPEEWAAFAPVPAAPIELSAEELGANRDAWLLQWTDEIG